Proteins from a genomic interval of Stenotrophomonas sp. 24(2023):
- the hemB gene encoding porphobilinogen synthase, whose protein sequence is MPHPHYRPRRMRHDAFSRRLMRENTLTTDDLIYPVFVHERAGRVAVPSMPGVERLSIEELLKVAEEALELGIPVIDLFPVLDASQKSLDAAAAWAEDGLAQRAIRALKSRFPELGVMTDVALDPYTTHGQDGIIDDTGYVLNDITVEALVKQSLSHAEAGADIISPSDMMDGRIGAIRRALDADHHINVRIMAYSAKYASAFYGPFRDAVGSAGSLGKADKKTYQMDPANGDEALREIALDLEEGADMVMVKPGMPYLDVVRRVKDTFGVPTFAYQVSGEYAMLKAAAANGWLDERACVLESLMGFKRAGADGVLTYFAPQVARWLRER, encoded by the coding sequence ATGCCTCATCCCCATTACCGCCCGCGGCGCATGCGCCATGACGCGTTCTCGCGTCGGCTGATGCGCGAGAACACGTTGACCACCGATGACCTGATCTACCCGGTGTTCGTGCACGAACGGGCCGGGCGCGTGGCGGTGCCGTCGATGCCGGGGGTGGAGCGGCTGTCCATCGAGGAACTGCTGAAGGTGGCCGAAGAGGCGCTGGAACTGGGCATTCCGGTGATCGACCTGTTCCCGGTCCTCGATGCCTCGCAGAAATCGCTCGATGCCGCCGCCGCCTGGGCCGAGGATGGCCTGGCACAGCGCGCCATCCGCGCGCTGAAGTCGCGCTTCCCGGAACTGGGCGTGATGACCGACGTGGCGCTGGACCCGTACACCACCCATGGCCAGGACGGCATCATCGACGACACCGGTTACGTGCTCAACGACATCACCGTCGAAGCACTGGTCAAGCAGTCGCTGTCGCATGCCGAAGCGGGCGCGGACATCATTTCGCCGTCGGACATGATGGATGGGCGCATCGGTGCCATCCGCCGCGCGCTCGATGCCGATCACCACATCAACGTGCGCATCATGGCCTACTCGGCCAAATACGCATCGGCCTTCTACGGCCCGTTCCGCGATGCGGTCGGCAGTGCCGGCAGCCTGGGCAAGGCCGACAAGAAGACCTATCAGATGGACCCGGCCAACGGCGATGAGGCCCTGCGCGAGATCGCGCTGGACCTGGAAGAGGGCGCCGACATGGTGATGGTCAAGCCGGGCATGCCGTACCTGGACGTGGTGCGGCGGGTCAAGGACACCTTCGGCGTGCCGACCTTCGCCTACCAGGTCAGCGGCGAGTACGCGATGCTCAAGGCTGCGGCCGCCAACGGCTGGCTGGATGAACGTGCCTGCGTGCTGGAGTCGCTGATGGGCTTCAAACGCGCAGGTGCCGATGGCGTATTGACCTATTTCGCGCCGCAGGTGGCGCGCTGGCTGCGTGAGCGCTGA
- a CDS encoding DUF885 domain-containing protein, which yields MKPIALAVALALTAAPLLSAPPALAAPAAKAAPASPAWVARSNALAQILLDAQGPFQPEETGFFGVPGYDDKVADLGPDNGKRYRAAMAKARSELQAKLAVEKDANVRQDLEILIQAASRNIEGSELNEKYLLPWSDAPQTVFSGLNLLLSDQVPAERRAKALDRLKAYAGLQPGTTALTTLARQRYEERLKDGSLLQPTKIEVQQSLDNVDTYVQGIEKLLAKYQIAGSEAAMKTLAGQLKDYAAWTRAQVLPKARTDTRLPAPLYAYQLKQVGIDIDPKLLMQRAQLEFMETRSAMAQLAPLVVQAKGLKVADAADPVAVIRALKADKIADDQLEGHYRKVIDAIDPLIREHRIVDVPQRAMQMRLGSAAESAASPAPHFLPAPLVNNTGQQGTFVLPLGNPAAGAGAQYDDFNFGAAAWTLSAHEGRPGHELQFTAMVERGVSLARSMFAFNSVNVEGWALYAEAEMVPYEPLEGQLIALQFRLLRAARAMLDPMLNLGLIERANAERVLMDQVGLSKAMATQELDRYTVRMPGQAGSYFYGYTRILELRMQTELALGAKFDRLAFNNFLLDQGLLPPDQLAEAVQQQFVPKYK from the coding sequence ATGAAGCCGATCGCGCTGGCCGTTGCCCTGGCCCTGACTGCCGCCCCGCTGCTGTCCGCCCCGCCGGCCCTGGCGGCACCGGCCGCCAAGGCGGCCCCGGCCAGCCCGGCCTGGGTGGCCCGCAGCAATGCACTGGCGCAGATCCTGCTCGACGCGCAGGGCCCGTTCCAGCCGGAGGAAACCGGCTTCTTCGGTGTGCCCGGCTACGACGACAAGGTGGCCGACCTCGGCCCGGACAACGGCAAGCGCTACCGCGCGGCGATGGCCAAGGCACGCAGCGAACTGCAGGCCAAGCTGGCGGTGGAAAAGGATGCCAATGTGCGCCAGGACCTGGAGATCCTGATCCAGGCCGCCAGCCGCAACATCGAGGGCAGCGAACTCAACGAGAAGTACCTGCTGCCGTGGAGCGACGCCCCGCAGACCGTGTTCAGCGGCCTCAACCTGCTGCTGTCCGACCAGGTGCCGGCCGAGCGCCGCGCCAAGGCGCTGGACCGCCTGAAGGCCTATGCCGGCCTGCAGCCGGGCACCACCGCCCTCACCACGCTGGCACGCCAGCGCTACGAAGAGCGGTTGAAGGATGGCAGCCTGCTGCAGCCGACGAAGATCGAAGTGCAGCAGTCGCTGGACAACGTGGATACCTACGTCCAGGGCATCGAGAAGCTGCTGGCCAAGTACCAGATCGCCGGCAGCGAGGCGGCGATGAAGACCCTGGCCGGGCAGCTGAAGGACTACGCGGCCTGGACGCGTGCGCAGGTGCTGCCGAAGGCGCGTACCGATACCCGCCTGCCGGCACCGCTGTATGCCTACCAGCTCAAGCAGGTGGGCATCGATATCGATCCGAAGCTGCTGATGCAGCGCGCGCAGCTGGAATTCATGGAGACCCGCTCGGCGATGGCCCAGCTGGCGCCGCTGGTGGTGCAGGCCAAGGGCCTGAAGGTGGCCGATGCGGCCGACCCGGTGGCGGTGATCCGCGCGCTGAAGGCCGACAAGATCGCCGACGACCAGCTGGAAGGCCACTACCGCAAGGTGATCGATGCGATCGATCCGCTGATCCGCGAACACCGCATCGTGGATGTGCCGCAGCGTGCCATGCAGATGCGCCTGGGCTCGGCCGCCGAGAGCGCGGCCAGCCCCGCGCCGCACTTCCTGCCGGCACCGCTGGTCAACAACACCGGGCAGCAGGGCACGTTCGTGCTGCCGCTGGGCAACCCGGCCGCGGGTGCGGGCGCACAGTACGATGACTTCAACTTCGGTGCCGCAGCATGGACGTTGAGCGCGCATGAAGGCCGCCCGGGCCACGAACTGCAGTTCACCGCCATGGTCGAACGGGGCGTGTCGCTGGCACGCAGCATGTTCGCGTTCAACTCGGTGAACGTGGAAGGCTGGGCTCTGTACGCCGAAGCGGAGATGGTGCCGTACGAGCCGCTGGAAGGGCAGCTGATCGCACTGCAGTTCCGCCTGCTGCGCGCAGCGCGCGCCATGCTTGACCCGATGCTCAACCTGGGCCTGATCGAGCGCGCCAATGCCGAGCGCGTGCTGATGGACCAGGTCGGCCTGTCCAAGGCCATGGCCACGCAGGAGCTGGACCGCTACACGGTACGCATGCCCGGGCAGGCCGGCAGCTACTTCTATGGCTACACGCGCATCCTGGAACTGCGCATGCAGACCGAACTGGCGCTGGGTGCGAAGTTCGACCGCCTGGCGTTCAACAACTTCCTGCTCGACCAGGGCCTGCTGCCGCCGGACCAGCTGGCCGAAGCCGTGCAGCAGCAGTTCGTGCCGAAGTACAAGTGA
- a CDS encoding bestrophin family ion channel, producing MIIRPRPHGWQLLYILRGSIVPAVAPKVLSILVLAIAVAAVVELARPPGIERISAAPFTLLGLVLSIFLSFRNNACYERWWEGRKLWGQLVFESRSLARQLQLLLPDDGPRRQRVAYLATAFAHALAARLRGRDVALAAVPWLDEAQRAVLAQRQNVPDALLAMIGAELVQPLRAGTLDPILYAQFEERLHAMSSIQAGCERILSTPLPFAYTLLLHRCAWMFCVLLPFGLASSLGWATPVLSAVLAYAFFGLDQLGEEMEDPFGLEPNDLPLDALVRTIEIDQLDALGQRPLPDPLLPQGYLLQ from the coding sequence ATGATCATTCGTCCCCGCCCCCACGGCTGGCAACTGCTGTACATCCTGCGCGGCTCCATCGTCCCGGCGGTGGCACCGAAGGTGCTGTCGATCCTGGTGCTGGCCATCGCCGTGGCTGCCGTGGTGGAACTGGCCCGCCCGCCGGGCATCGAGCGCATTTCCGCCGCGCCGTTCACCCTGCTCGGCCTAGTGCTGTCGATCTTCCTGAGCTTCCGCAACAACGCCTGCTATGAGCGCTGGTGGGAAGGCCGCAAGCTGTGGGGGCAGCTGGTGTTCGAGTCGCGCTCGCTGGCCCGCCAGCTGCAGCTGCTGCTGCCTGACGACGGCCCGCGCCGGCAGCGCGTGGCCTATCTGGCCACGGCGTTCGCCCATGCCCTGGCCGCCCGCCTGCGTGGGCGTGATGTGGCGCTGGCGGCGGTGCCGTGGCTGGACGAGGCGCAGCGGGCGGTGCTGGCCCAGCGCCAGAACGTTCCCGATGCCCTGCTGGCGATGATCGGCGCCGAGCTGGTGCAGCCCCTGCGCGCGGGCACGCTCGATCCCATCCTGTATGCGCAGTTCGAAGAGCGCCTGCATGCGATGTCCTCCATCCAGGCCGGCTGCGAGCGCATCCTCAGCACGCCGCTGCCGTTCGCCTACACCCTGCTGCTGCACCGCTGCGCGTGGATGTTCTGCGTGCTGCTGCCGTTCGGCCTGGCCAGCTCGCTGGGCTGGGCCACGCCGGTGCTGTCGGCGGTGCTGGCCTATGCCTTCTTCGGCCTGGACCAGCTGGGCGAGGAAATGGAAGACCCGTTCGGCCTGGAGCCCAACGACCTGCCGCTCGATGCCCTGGTACGCACCATCGAGATCGACCAGCTCGATGCGCTCGGCCAGCGTCCCCTGCCCGACCCCCTGCTGCCGCAGGGTTACCTGCTGCAATAG
- a CDS encoding DUF418 domain-containing protein, with protein MNARTPRQPLIDALRGFALLGVFLVNLRFFSLDALLTETAQQGLPHPLLDQAIRTSMEWLVDLKAIALFSLLFGMGVAMQLDERRPGSVAAHLRRMGVLLLIGLLHSALLWWGDILLTYALVGLLLPLFRRFSDRGLLLAGLFFALLLPPLLSPWIREWVALLTPRAQMNAQALQALSAGSLGQAWWHNLQMAGWLRLSNWALLLFVLGRFLLGYWAGRRGVLQQPAQHLPLLRGIALWGLVLAAVFLWVDTNADLLKQAWPALRSGVPGYLLRVSYRVAPLALGLAAAAIFTLLYLRPWAERVLRVFIPAGRMALTNYLLQSLICVPLFAGFGAGIGPWQGLWPVLLVAALVFPLQLWASAWWLRGHYFGPVEWVWRSASEGRALPMRR; from the coding sequence ATGAACGCACGGACGCCCCGCCAACCCCTCATCGATGCCCTGCGCGGATTCGCGCTGCTGGGTGTCTTCCTGGTCAACCTGCGCTTTTTCTCGCTGGACGCGCTGCTGACTGAAACCGCCCAGCAGGGCCTGCCCCACCCCCTGCTGGACCAGGCCATCCGCACCAGCATGGAATGGCTGGTGGACCTGAAAGCCATCGCGCTGTTCTCGCTGCTGTTCGGCATGGGCGTGGCGATGCAGCTGGACGAGCGCCGGCCCGGCAGCGTGGCCGCGCACCTGCGCCGGATGGGCGTGCTGCTGCTGATCGGCCTGCTGCATTCGGCGCTGCTGTGGTGGGGCGACATCCTGTTGACCTATGCGCTGGTCGGCCTGCTGCTGCCGCTGTTCCGCCGCTTCAGCGACCGCGGCCTGCTGCTGGCCGGGCTGTTCTTCGCCTTGCTGCTGCCCCCGCTGCTGTCACCGTGGATCCGCGAGTGGGTGGCCCTGCTGACCCCGCGTGCGCAGATGAACGCGCAGGCGCTGCAGGCCCTGTCGGCCGGCAGCCTGGGCCAGGCGTGGTGGCACAACCTGCAGATGGCCGGCTGGCTGCGGCTGAGCAACTGGGCCCTGCTGCTGTTCGTGCTGGGGCGCTTCCTGCTGGGTTACTGGGCCGGCCGCCGTGGCGTGCTGCAGCAGCCGGCGCAGCACCTGCCACTGCTGCGCGGAATCGCCCTGTGGGGCCTGGTGCTGGCGGCGGTGTTCCTGTGGGTGGATACCAATGCGGACCTGCTCAAGCAGGCCTGGCCGGCGCTGCGCAGCGGCGTGCCCGGTTATCTGCTGCGCGTGTCCTACCGCGTGGCACCGCTGGCCCTGGGGTTGGCCGCCGCCGCGATCTTCACCCTGCTCTACCTGCGACCCTGGGCCGAGCGCGTGCTGCGCGTGTTCATTCCGGCCGGGCGCATGGCGTTGACCAACTACCTGCTGCAGAGCCTGATCTGCGTGCCGCTGTTTGCCGGCTTCGGCGCTGGCATCGGGCCCTGGCAGGGGCTGTGGCCGGTGCTGCTGGTGGCGGCGCTGGTGTTCCCGCTGCAGCTGTGGGCCAGCGCCTGGTGGCTGCGCGGCCACTACTTCGGTCCGGTGGAATGGGTATGGCGCAGCGCCAGCGAAGGCCGTGCCCTGCCGATGCGGCGCTGA
- a CDS encoding S9 family peptidase: MRHLFASLALMLATSTAAHAEKLSLEAITGPLPLSGPTLMKPKVAPDGSQVSFLRGKDTDRNQLDLWSYDIASGQTRLLVDSKVVLPGSETLSDEEKARRERQRIAAMTGIVDYQWSPDAQRLLFPLGGELYLYDLKQQGTAAVRQLTHGEGFATDAKLSPKGGFVSFIRGRNLWVIDLASGRQLQLTADGSATIGNGVAEFVADEEMDRHTGYWWAPDDSAIAFARIDESPVPVQKRYEVYADRTDVIEQRYPAAGDANVRVQLGVIAPAAGAPPRWVDLGKEQDIYLARVDWRDAQHLTFQRQSRDQRQLDLVEATLADGRQRVLVHETSPTWVPLHNSLRFLADGSFVWSSERTGFQHLYRIDAKGKATALTHGSWPVDELLAVDEAAGKVYFRAGVESPRESQIYAVPLQGGALQRLSAAPGMHSASFARNASVYVDSWSNSTTPPQIELFRADGGKIATLVENDLADPKHPYARYREAQRPVEFGTLLAADGRTPLQYSLITPAGFDPAKRYPVAVYVYGGPASQTVTDSWPGRGDHLFNQYLAQQGYVVFSLDNRGTPRRGRDFGGALYGKQGTVEVADQLRGVAWLKQQPWVDPARIGVQGWSNGGYMTLMLLAKASDSYACGVAGAPVTDWGLYDSHYTERYMDLPSRNDAGYREARVLTHIDGLRSPLLLIHGMADDNVLFTNSTSLMSALQKRGQPFELMTYPGAKHGLSGADALHRYRVAEAFLGRCLKP, from the coding sequence ATGCGCCACCTGTTTGCCTCGCTTGCCCTCATGCTCGCCACCAGCACCGCCGCCCACGCCGAAAAACTGAGCCTGGAAGCCATCACCGGGCCGCTGCCGCTGTCCGGGCCGACGCTGATGAAGCCCAAGGTCGCGCCCGATGGCTCGCAGGTCAGTTTCCTGCGCGGCAAGGACACCGACCGCAACCAGCTGGACCTGTGGAGCTATGACATTGCCAGCGGGCAGACGCGGCTGCTGGTGGATTCGAAGGTCGTGCTGCCGGGCAGCGAGACCCTCAGCGATGAAGAGAAGGCACGCCGCGAGCGCCAGCGCATTGCCGCGATGACCGGCATCGTCGATTACCAGTGGTCGCCGGATGCGCAGCGCCTGCTGTTCCCGCTGGGCGGCGAGCTGTACCTGTATGACCTGAAGCAGCAGGGCACGGCCGCCGTGCGCCAGCTCACCCACGGCGAGGGCTTTGCCACCGACGCCAAGCTGTCGCCCAAGGGCGGCTTCGTCAGCTTCATCCGGGGCCGCAACCTGTGGGTGATCGACCTGGCCAGCGGCAGGCAGCTGCAGTTGACCGCCGATGGCAGTGCCACGATCGGCAACGGCGTGGCCGAGTTCGTTGCCGACGAGGAGATGGACCGCCATACCGGCTACTGGTGGGCACCGGATGATTCGGCCATCGCTTTCGCCCGTATCGATGAAAGCCCGGTGCCGGTGCAGAAGCGCTACGAGGTGTATGCCGACCGTACCGACGTGATCGAGCAGCGCTACCCGGCTGCCGGTGATGCCAACGTGCGCGTGCAGCTGGGCGTGATCGCGCCGGCGGCCGGGGCACCGCCGCGCTGGGTCGACCTGGGCAAGGAACAGGACATCTACCTGGCCCGCGTGGACTGGCGCGATGCACAGCACCTGACCTTCCAGCGCCAGTCGCGTGACCAGCGCCAGCTGGACCTGGTCGAAGCCACCCTGGCCGATGGCCGCCAGCGCGTGCTGGTGCATGAAACCAGCCCGACCTGGGTGCCGCTGCACAACAGCCTGCGTTTCCTGGCCGACGGCAGCTTCGTGTGGTCGTCCGAGCGCACCGGCTTCCAGCACCTGTACCGCATCGACGCCAAGGGCAAGGCCACCGCGCTGACCCACGGCAGCTGGCCGGTGGATGAGCTGCTGGCGGTCGACGAAGCCGCCGGCAAGGTGTACTTCCGTGCCGGGGTGGAATCGCCGCGCGAGAGCCAGATCTACGCCGTGCCGCTGCAGGGCGGTGCACTGCAGCGCCTGTCTGCCGCGCCGGGCATGCACAGCGCCAGTTTCGCGCGCAACGCCAGCGTGTACGTGGACAGCTGGTCCAACAGCACCACCCCGCCGCAGATCGAGCTGTTCCGCGCCGATGGCGGGAAGATCGCCACCCTGGTCGAGAACGACCTGGCCGATCCCAAGCATCCCTATGCGCGCTACCGCGAGGCGCAGCGCCCGGTCGAGTTCGGCACGCTGCTGGCCGCCGATGGCCGCACGCCGCTGCAGTACAGCCTGATCACGCCGGCCGGTTTCGATCCGGCCAAGCGTTACCCGGTGGCGGTGTATGTCTACGGCGGCCCGGCCAGCCAGACCGTCACCGACAGCTGGCCCGGCCGTGGCGACCACCTGTTCAACCAGTACCTGGCGCAGCAGGGGTACGTGGTGTTTTCGCTGGACAACCGCGGCACCCCGCGCCGGGGTCGTGATTTCGGCGGCGCGCTGTACGGAAAGCAGGGCACGGTGGAAGTGGCCGACCAGCTGCGCGGCGTGGCGTGGCTGAAGCAGCAGCCGTGGGTGGATCCGGCACGCATCGGCGTGCAGGGCTGGTCCAACGGCGGCTACATGACCCTGATGCTGCTGGCCAAGGCATCGGACAGCTACGCCTGCGGTGTGGCGGGCGCGCCGGTGACCGACTGGGGCCTGTATGACAGCCACTACACCGAGCGCTACATGGACCTGCCGTCGCGCAATGACGCCGGTTACCGCGAGGCACGCGTGCTGACCCACATCGACGGCCTGCGTTCGCCGCTGCTGCTGATCCACGGCATGGCCGATGACAACGTGCTGTTCACCAATTCGACCAGCCTGATGAGCGCGCTGCAGAAGCGCGGCCAGCCGTTCGAACTGATGACCTACCCCGGTGCCAAGCACGGCCTGTCCGGTGCCGATGCACTGCACCGCTACCGGGTTGCCGAAGCGTTCCTGGGACGCTGCCTGAAACCCTGA
- a CDS encoding cytochrome c oxidase assembly factor Coa1 family protein, which yields MPLPPPIPQHVARGRGWWQRHWRWAMPLAVVLVVASAGATGGWTLWRWHISAHASPPMQEAMRRAGCSIDLVADFGEPLRAGWLPIGSMQTALDGRRDVALVVPLQGPQRQGQLFVQASRSDGLWDYPVVYVLGHDRQTYDLSALDDEEAAQECALRACREGGGCVAL from the coding sequence ATGCCACTGCCTCCGCCGATTCCGCAGCACGTCGCCCGTGGCCGGGGATGGTGGCAGCGCCACTGGCGCTGGGCCATGCCGCTGGCGGTGGTGCTGGTGGTAGCCAGCGCGGGGGCGACCGGTGGCTGGACGCTGTGGCGATGGCACATCAGTGCTCACGCCAGCCCACCGATGCAGGAAGCCATGCGCCGCGCCGGTTGCAGCATCGACCTGGTGGCCGATTTCGGCGAGCCGCTGCGTGCGGGCTGGCTGCCCATCGGCAGCATGCAGACGGCATTGGATGGCCGCCGTGATGTCGCCCTGGTCGTACCGCTGCAGGGCCCGCAGCGCCAGGGCCAGCTGTTCGTGCAGGCCAGCCGCAGCGATGGTCTGTGGGACTACCCGGTGGTGTACGTGCTCGGCCACGATCGCCAGACCTATGATCTGAGCGCGCTTGACGATGAAGAAGCCGCGCAGGAATGCGCGCTGCGCGCATGCCGTGAAGGCGGTGGCTGCGTGGCGCTGTAG
- the aroE gene encoding shikimate dehydrogenase, which produces MTDRYAVFGHPIVHSKSPQIHAAFGRQEGIAVDYRAIDLAPDAFLAGLEAFAGEGGVGANVTLPHKEAAFALCTTLTARARRAGSVNTLLRKGERWHGDTTDGIGLVRDLTDRHGLDLRGRRVLLLGAGGSARSVAPALLDAGILELVVVNRTPERADALIDAMGEPGRAISRYWEDLRELGDFELILNATSAGRDRANEFKLPLSLVNSLTTAVDLNYGEAAIAFLAWARAAQCRNTVDGLGMLVEQAAESFQQWHGVRPQTDAVYAQLRAGAGSLAGED; this is translated from the coding sequence ATGACCGATCGTTACGCCGTCTTCGGACACCCCATCGTCCATTCGAAGTCGCCGCAGATCCATGCGGCGTTCGGTCGCCAGGAAGGCATCGCGGTCGATTACCGGGCCATCGACCTGGCGCCGGATGCGTTCCTGGCCGGCCTGGAGGCCTTCGCAGGCGAGGGCGGCGTGGGCGCCAACGTGACCCTGCCGCACAAGGAAGCCGCGTTCGCGCTGTGCACCACGCTGACCGCGCGCGCGCGCCGTGCCGGTTCGGTCAACACCCTGCTGCGCAAGGGCGAGCGCTGGCACGGCGACACCACCGATGGCATCGGCCTGGTGCGCGACCTGACCGACCGCCACGGCCTGGACCTGCGTGGGCGCCGCGTGCTGCTGCTGGGTGCCGGCGGCTCGGCCCGCAGCGTGGCGCCGGCGCTGCTGGATGCCGGCATCCTGGAACTGGTGGTGGTCAACCGCACCCCCGAACGCGCCGATGCGCTGATCGATGCGATGGGCGAGCCGGGCCGCGCGATCAGCCGGTACTGGGAAGACCTGCGTGAACTGGGCGACTTCGAACTGATCCTCAACGCCACCTCGGCCGGCCGCGACCGTGCCAACGAGTTCAAGCTGCCGCTGTCGCTGGTCAATTCGCTGACCACCGCCGTGGACCTGAACTACGGCGAGGCCGCGATCGCCTTCCTGGCCTGGGCGCGCGCGGCGCAGTGCCGCAACACCGTCGATGGCCTGGGCATGCTGGTGGAACAGGCCGCCGAAAGCTTCCAGCAGTGGCATGGCGTGCGCCCGCAGACCGATGCGGTCTACGCGCAGCTGCGTGCCGGTGCGGGCAGCCTGGCCGGGGAGGACTGA
- a CDS encoding SHOCT domain-containing protein, with the protein MAPEMGWMQWLIWGTGTLVFGAIIVGVFIAAWRAGRRAPEQLSAARHVAREQALPEAVQAELAALNQAKDNGRISETDYEQQRAQVLARPRGPSTAA; encoded by the coding sequence ATGGCACCCGAAATGGGCTGGATGCAATGGTTGATCTGGGGCACCGGCACGCTGGTGTTCGGGGCCATCATCGTGGGCGTGTTCATTGCCGCCTGGCGTGCCGGCAGGCGCGCGCCGGAGCAGCTGTCGGCGGCCAGGCACGTGGCCCGCGAACAGGCGCTGCCCGAGGCCGTGCAGGCTGAGCTGGCCGCACTGAACCAGGCCAAGGACAACGGCCGCATCAGCGAAACGGACTACGAACAGCAGCGGGCCCAGGTACTGGCTCGGCCGCGCGGACCAAGCACGGCTGCCTGA
- the dinG gene encoding ATP-dependent DNA helicase DinG produces MSETVAAPRQLDDALKDAIRKAYTALQANTPGFATRRSQSQMIGVVSRALSKSGGVGVVEAPTGVGKSLGYLTAGVPIALASKKKLVISTGTVALQSQLVERDIPNFLKATGLDATVALAKGRTRYLCTRNAAEAQGEGAQGGMFDDEQPLFDRPLAPIEMDIAKRLTDAFTGGTWDGDIDNAPETISPGLRSRITTPASACAGRRCAYSAQCAVLRSRNVVRDAQIVVTNHALLLSALSIGESDNGQPMIAPPSDMLLVLDEGHHIGNVAIDQGAASLALDEMAKRTGRLQILIAGAYRAVDKDRLGNLLPNEAIDVASNVAKQLRAFRDHVEAVWMPAPADEEPMWRAANGRLPEAWREPIEALADDTRSLYNWAHAATSQVAKGKPDDPARERLQRNLGMALEMIEQQYGLWQAWRREDKDGAPPMARWVTATRDGDLVLHGSPVSAAHVLRKLLWDEVDSVVMTSATLTGGGDFQSLAIDNGIPEEAEMVSLSSPFDLPNQAELIVPPFPVTPDDREGHPREVARYLGKELDWTKGSMVLFTSRWKMEKVAGLMPAAQRRQVLVQGEMSKTRLIDEHLRRVAAGEGSVLFGLNSFGEGLDLPGEACTTVVITQVPFAVPTDPQTATLSEWFEARGLNAFNLIAIPHALRTLTQFAGRLIRTSTDTGRVIILDSRLLTRRYGKRIIDALPPFKRVIG; encoded by the coding sequence GTGAGCGAAACCGTCGCCGCCCCCCGCCAGCTCGACGATGCCTTGAAGGACGCGATCCGCAAGGCCTACACCGCGCTGCAGGCCAATACCCCCGGCTTCGCCACCCGCCGCTCGCAGAGCCAGATGATCGGCGTGGTCTCGCGTGCGCTCTCGAAAAGCGGTGGCGTGGGCGTGGTCGAAGCCCCCACCGGCGTCGGCAAGAGCCTGGGCTACCTGACCGCCGGCGTGCCGATCGCGCTGGCCAGCAAGAAGAAGCTGGTGATCAGCACCGGCACCGTGGCGCTGCAGTCGCAGCTGGTCGAGCGCGATATTCCCAACTTCCTCAAGGCCACCGGCCTGGACGCCACGGTGGCGCTGGCCAAGGGCCGCACCCGCTACCTGTGCACGCGCAACGCCGCCGAAGCGCAGGGCGAAGGCGCGCAGGGCGGCATGTTCGACGATGAGCAGCCGCTGTTCGACCGGCCGCTGGCACCGATCGAAATGGATATCGCCAAGCGCCTGACCGATGCCTTCACCGGCGGCACCTGGGACGGCGACATCGACAACGCACCGGAAACCATCAGCCCGGGGCTGCGCAGCCGCATCACCACGCCGGCCTCGGCCTGTGCGGGCCGCCGCTGTGCCTATTCGGCGCAGTGCGCGGTGCTGCGCTCGCGCAACGTCGTGCGCGATGCGCAGATCGTGGTGACCAATCACGCCCTGCTGCTGTCGGCGCTGTCCATCGGCGAGAGCGACAACGGCCAGCCGATGATCGCCCCGCCGTCGGACATGCTGCTGGTGCTGGACGAAGGCCATCACATCGGCAACGTGGCCATCGACCAGGGCGCGGCCAGCCTGGCCCTGGACGAGATGGCCAAGCGCACCGGCCGCCTGCAGATCCTGATCGCCGGCGCCTACCGTGCGGTGGACAAGGACCGGCTGGGCAACCTGCTGCCCAACGAGGCCATCGATGTGGCCAGCAACGTGGCCAAGCAGCTGCGTGCCTTCCGTGACCACGTCGAGGCGGTGTGGATGCCGGCACCGGCCGACGAGGAACCGATGTGGCGCGCGGCCAACGGGCGCCTGCCCGAGGCGTGGCGCGAACCGATCGAGGCGCTGGCCGACGACACCCGCAGTCTCTACAACTGGGCCCATGCCGCTACCAGCCAGGTGGCCAAGGGCAAGCCCGATGATCCGGCGCGCGAGCGCCTGCAGCGCAATCTGGGCATGGCGCTGGAAATGATCGAGCAGCAGTACGGGCTGTGGCAGGCCTGGCGGCGCGAGGACAAGGACGGCGCACCGCCGATGGCGCGCTGGGTCACCGCCACCCGCGATGGCGACCTGGTGCTGCACGGCTCGCCGGTGTCGGCCGCGCACGTGCTGCGCAAACTGCTGTGGGATGAGGTCGACTCGGTGGTCATGACCTCGGCCACGCTGACCGGCGGAGGCGATTTCCAGTCGCTGGCGATCGATAACGGCATTCCCGAAGAAGCGGAAATGGTGTCGCTGTCCTCGCCGTTCGACCTGCCCAACCAGGCCGAGCTGATCGTGCCGCCGTTCCCGGTCACGCCCGACGACCGCGAAGGCCATCCGCGCGAAGTCGCCCGCTACCTGGGCAAGGAGCTGGACTGGACGAAGGGTTCGATGGTGCTGTTCACCTCGCGCTGGAAGATGGAAAAGGTCGCTGGCCTGATGCCGGCTGCGCAGCGCAGGCAGGTGCTGGTGCAGGGCGAGATGTCCAAGACGCGGTTGATCGATGAGCACCTGCGGCGTGTGGCCGCGGGCGAGGGCTCGGTGCTGTTCGGCCTGAATTCCTTCGGCGAAGGCCTCGATCTGCCCGGCGAGGCCTGCACCACGGTGGTGATCACCCAGGTGCCGTTCGCGGTACCGACCGACCCGCAGACCGCCACGCTCAGCGAGTGGTTCGAGGCGCGCGGGCTGAATGCCTTCAACCTGATCGCCATTCCGCACGCGCTGCGCACGCTGACCCAGTTCGCCGGCCGCCTGATCCGCACCTCCACCGATACCGGCCGGGTGATCATCCTCGACTCGCGCCTGCTGACCCGCCGCTACGGCAAGCGCATCATCGATGCCCTGCCGCCGTTCAAGCGCGTGATCGGCTGA